One genomic segment of Thermus neutrinimicus includes these proteins:
- a CDS encoding P pilus assembly protein, chaperone PapD: MRKLLPLLILLGAAQAQTGVGVSPPRALYPATPGTSLTGSILVDHPGRSGTLQVEVVLQDVLLQADGRPLYLDPGAHPRSLSRWLSVSPLAFLLQPQASQEVRYTVQVPQGIQAGTYWGIIFFESAPAGSRQGGEGLGIRVKTRVGHVVYVEVGQVSRSGRIQGFRYLPPSREAPAQVRLVFQNTGTGLLRLKGRVEVRDPQGRPLAQGEVPETASLPGATHELPAPLDKPLPAGRYLVLAVLDYGSPNLIAGEGRIEVR, encoded by the coding sequence ATGAGAAAACTCCTTCCCCTTCTGATCCTCTTGGGTGCGGCCCAAGCCCAAACCGGAGTAGGGGTAAGCCCCCCTAGGGCCCTCTACCCCGCCACCCCAGGAACCAGCCTCACGGGGAGCATCCTGGTGGACCATCCGGGGCGGAGCGGCACCCTGCAGGTGGAGGTGGTGTTGCAGGATGTTCTCCTCCAGGCGGATGGCAGACCCCTTTACCTGGACCCAGGAGCCCACCCCCGCTCCTTGAGCCGCTGGCTTTCCGTAAGTCCCTTGGCCTTCCTCCTCCAGCCCCAGGCCAGCCAGGAGGTGCGCTACACGGTGCAGGTGCCCCAGGGAATCCAGGCAGGCACCTACTGGGGCATCATCTTCTTCGAGTCGGCCCCGGCGGGAAGCCGCCAGGGTGGGGAGGGGCTGGGCATCCGGGTCAAGACCCGGGTGGGACACGTGGTTTACGTGGAGGTGGGGCAGGTGAGCCGTTCGGGGCGCATCCAGGGCTTCCGCTACCTGCCGCCAAGCCGCGAGGCCCCCGCCCAGGTGCGCCTGGTCTTCCAGAACACGGGCACCGGCCTCCTTCGCCTAAAGGGCCGGGTGGAGGTGCGGGACCCCCAGGGTCGGCCCTTAGCCCAGGGGGAGGTTCCGGAAACCGCCAGCCTTCCTGGGGCCACCCACGAGCTCCCCGCTCCCTTGGACAAACCCCTCCCGGCGGGGCGCTACCTGGTGTTGGCGGTCCTGGACTACGGAAGCCCCAACCTCATCGCCGGGGAAGGACGGATCGAGGTGAGGTGA